A part of Spirochaeta isovalerica genomic DNA contains:
- a CDS encoding GNAT family N-acetyltransferase: MEKTLYHFYDKNNNLTSRICNKSDKSFILDIYERTIFNQVREFYEVDLEMFNNRFDADYHTIEMILHNNKPIGFYQIDFDRTIISIQRLFLHPDYHKQSIGKKIMKSIINWGIDHNYDEIRLMVWENNPALSFYKNFGFIELEKIKHKYSLQLLIKSELT, encoded by the coding sequence ATGGAGAAGACATTGTATCATTTTTACGATAAAAATAATAATTTAACTTCTAGAATCTGCAATAAATCAGATAAATCTTTCATTCTAGATATATATGAAAGAACAATATTCAATCAAGTTCGAGAGTTTTATGAAGTAGATCTAGAAATGTTTAATAATAGATTTGATGCTGACTATCATACAATAGAAATGATTTTACATAACAATAAGCCTATTGGGTTTTATCAAATTGATTTTGATCGAACAATCATTTCAATTCAGCGATTATTTCTACACCCAGATTATCATAAACAAAGTATTGGTAAAAAGATAATGAAGTCCATAATAAATTGGGGAATAGATCATAATTATGATGAAATTCGACTTATGGTTTGGGAAAATAATCCAGCACTTTCCTTCTATAAAAATTTTGGATTTATTGAATTAGAAAAAATAAAGCATAAATATTCTTTGCAATTATTAATTAAAAGTGAGTTAACATAA
- a CDS encoding HAD family hydrolase gives MYKGIIFDFGNTLTRSSSLADSLEQILDNPNSKAIGLSIENKIYKLYKPDQVEQPSWISVWKESFDEFGTPFTESIGREHLKTFTKNCKTQTYSIPLLTKLKNIGLKIALLSNVTGDAEIFQNDLQNRGLDKFFDVIAWSSDIGFRKPSIQSYNYVIDKLNLNKSEIIMIGDSEIADIRGAIKAGLNCIKITDEENNISDATYVVKRESAFEDIISITTGESYIN, from the coding sequence TTGTACAAGGGAATAATTTTTGATTTTGGAAACACACTCACTCGGTCATCCTCTTTAGCAGATTCACTGGAACAAATTTTAGATAATCCGAATTCAAAGGCAATAGGTCTTTCTATAGAGAATAAAATCTATAAACTCTATAAGCCTGATCAGGTAGAACAACCATCATGGATTAGTGTCTGGAAAGAATCTTTTGATGAATTTGGAACCCCATTTACTGAGAGCATTGGTCGAGAACATCTGAAGACATTCACCAAAAATTGTAAAACACAGACTTATTCAATACCTCTTTTAACAAAATTAAAAAATATAGGATTAAAAATAGCTCTCTTATCGAATGTAACTGGTGATGCAGAAATATTTCAAAATGATTTACAAAATCGAGGATTAGATAAATTCTTTGATGTTATCGCTTGGTCTAGCGATATTGGTTTTCGGAAACCATCTATCCAATCATATAACTATGTCATTGATAAATTGAATCTCAATAAATCAGAAATTATTATGATTGGGGATTCAGAAATAGCAGATATAAGAGGGGCTATAAAAGCAGGTCTGAACTGTATAAAAATTACGGATGAAGAAAATAATATCAGTGATGCAACATATGTTGTAAAACGAGAGAGTGCTTTTGAAGATATTATTTCTATCACAACTGGTGAATCATATATAAATTAG